From the genome of Kwoniella bestiolae CBS 10118 chromosome 5, complete sequence, one region includes:
- a CDS encoding phosphatidylglycerol/phosphatidylinositol transfer protein: MKLTSLTLLPLLATAASANLAADALGWAGELVSGGGKVSTTAAKDGDVRIMDSWSYVDCGLATDAVQLKSIHVTPDPPVPGKNLTVEVEADVIEPIKEGAYADVTVKLGLIKLLQKQFDVCEEARNANATVQCPVAPGPYKVKQTVELPKEIPKAKFSVQVRGYTDEDDDMVCLDLFVDFMKRPGGGN; this comes from the exons ATgaagctcacctctctcactctTCTCCCCCTACTCGCTACCGCAGCTTCAGCAAACTTGGCCGCCGATGCTCTCGGCTGGGCTGGTGAGCTCGTATCAGGTGGTGGCAAAGTATCTACCACCGCTGCCAAGGATGGTGACGTGAGGATCATGGATAGTTGGAGCTATGTTGACTGTG GTCTCGCAACCGATGCAGT CCAACTCAAATCCATTCATGTTACCCCCGATCCTCCTGTCCCAGGAAAGAACCTTACTGTAGAAGTTGAAGCGGATGTCATCGAAcctatcaag GAAGGAGCATACGCCGATGTCACCGTTAAGCTCGGTCTGATCAAGTTGTTGCAAAAGCAATTCGACGTCTGTGAGGAAGC TCGAAACGCCAACGCTACTGTCCAATGCCCTGTCGCACCAGGTCCATACAAGGTCAAACAGACTGTTGAATTGCCCAAGGAGATCCCGAAGG CCAAATTCTCAGTTCAAGTTAGAGGTTACaccgatgaagatgacgatatGGTCTGTCTCGATCTTTTCGTTGACTTT ATGAAGCGACCCGGTGGTGGTAACTAG